The Aphelocoma coerulescens isolate FSJ_1873_10779 chromosome 2, UR_Acoe_1.0, whole genome shotgun sequence genome contains a region encoding:
- the WAC gene encoding WW domain-containing adapter protein with coiled-coil isoform X2: protein MRDTTDPSPPNKMLRRSDSPENKYGDNTGHSKAKSVHTHRVRERDGGTSYSPQENSHNHSALHSSNSHSSNPSNNPSKTSDAAYDSADDWSEHISSSGKKYYYNCRTEVSQWEKPKEWLEREQRQKEASKMSVNSFPKDRDYRREVMQATAASGFASGMEDKHSSDTSSMLPQNILSQTSRHNDRDYRLPRAETHSSSTPVQHPIKPVVHPTAAPSTVPPSPFSLQSDHQPKKSFDANGASTLSKLSTSTSSIPAQKTERKESASVDKSVSHSCTTPSTSSASGLNPTSAPASSAPTVPVSPVPQSPIPPLLQDPNLLRQLLPALQATLQLNNSSVDISKINEVLTAAVTQASLQSILHKILTAGPSAFNITSLISQAAQLSTQAQPSNQSPMSLTSDASSPRSYVSPRISTPQTNTVPLKPLMTTPPVSSQQKVATPGVKQGPASQAAPQQPVIADKQAGHEPASPRSLQRSSSQRSPSPGPNHTSSSSASNSTPAPQNTSVRPTCSLTPTLAAHFNENLIKHVQGWPADHAEKQASRLREEAHNMGSVHMSEICTELKNLRSLVRVCEIQATLREQRILFLRQQIKELEKLKNQNSFMV, encoded by the exons gGACCAGTTACTCTCCACAAGAAAATTCACACAACCACAGTGCTCTTCATAGTTCAAATTCACATTCTTCTAATCCCAGCAATAATCCAAGCAAAACTTCTGATGCA GCTTATGATTCTGCGGATGATTGGTCTGAACACATCAGCTCTTCAGGCAAAAAGTACTACTACAACTGCCGAACAGAAGTTTCACAATGGGAAAAaccaaaagagtggctggaaag agagcagaggcaaaaagaAGCAAGCAAAATGTCAGTTAACAGTTTTCCAAAAGATAGGGATTACAGAAGAGAGGTGATGCAGGCGACAGCTGCCAGTGGGTTTGCCAGTGGAA TGGAAGACAAGCATTCCAGTGACACCAGCAGTATGCTCCCACAGAATATTTTATCTCAAACAAGCAGGCACAATGACAGAGACTACAGACTGCCAAGAGCAGAGACTCACAGTAGTTCTACTCCAGTACAGCATCCCATCAAACCAGTGGTTCATCCAACTGCTGCCCCAAGCACTGTTCCTCCTAGTCCATTTTCTCTACAATCTGATCACCAGCCAAAGAAATCCTTTGATGCTAATGGAGCATCTACTTTATCAAAACTGTCTACATCCACATCTTCCATCCCTGCacagaaaacagagagaaaag AGTCTGCATCTGTGGACAAGTCTGTATCCCATTCTTGCACAACTCCTTCTACATCTTCTGCTTCTGGACTGAATCCAACTTCTGCGCCTGCTTCATCTGCTCCTACAGTTCCTGTTTCACCTGTCCCACAATCACCAATTCCTCCATTACTTCAGGACCCAAATCTCCTTCgacagctgctgcctgctctgcaaGCCACCTTGCAGCTTAATAATTCTAGCGTAGATATATCCAAAATCAATGAAG TTCTAACAGCAGCTGTGACACAAGCCTCTCTGCAGTCTATACTCCATAAAATTCTTACTGCTGGACCATCTGCTTTCAATATCACCTCCCTAATTTCTCAAGCTGCACAACTGTCTACGCAAG ctCAGCCATCTAATCAGTCTCCAATGTCTTTAACATCTGATGCCTCATCGCCAAGATCATATGTGTCTCCAAGGATAAGCACGCCGCAGACTAACACTGTTCCACTTAAACCTTTGATGACTACGCCACCAGTATCATCCCAGCAGAAG GTTGCTACTCCAGGTGTTAAACAAGGACCAGCTTCCCAGGCAGCACCTCAGCAGCCAGTAATAGCTGACAAGCAGGCGGGTCATGAACCTGCCTCTCCACGAAGTCTTCAGCGTTCAAG TAGTCAAAGAAGTCCGTCACCAGGTCCAAATCATACCTCTAGCAGCAGTGCATCAAACTCAACACCTGCACCACAGAATACATCTGTACGACCCACATGTTCATTAACACCTACGCTAGCAGCACACTTCAATGAAAACCTTATAAAGCACGTTCAAGGCTGGCCTGCAGATCACGCAGAAAAGCAG GCATCAAGATTACGTGAAGAAGCCCATAACATGGGAAGTGTGCATATGTCAGAAATTTGTACTGAATTAAAGAATTTAAGGTCTTTAGTTCGAGTATGTGAAATTCAAGCAACTTTGCGTGAGCAAAG GATACTATTTTTGAGGCAACAAATTAAAGAACTTGAAAAGCTAAAGAATCAGAATTCCTTCATGGTGTGA